The following proteins are encoded in a genomic region of Lachnospiraceae bacterium KM106-2:
- a CDS encoding arsenate reductase, producing the protein MIDGRKKVAFICVHNSCRSQIAEALGKHLASDVFESYSAGTETKPQINQDAVRIMKKLYGIDMETNGQYSKLITDIPDVDIAISMGCNVGCPFIGRPFDDNWGLDDPTGKDDVDFIKVINQIELKIKNMIDRMK; encoded by the coding sequence ATGATAGATGGAAGAAAAAAGGTAGCATTTATCTGTGTTCACAATTCCTGTAGAAGTCAGATTGCCGAGGCACTTGGAAAACATCTAGCATCTGATGTGTTTGAAAGCTATTCTGCCGGGACAGAAACAAAGCCACAAATCAATCAGGATGCTGTTCGTATAATGAAAAAACTCTATGGAATTGATATGGAAACAAATGGTCAATACAGCAAGTTAATTACAGATATCCCAGACGTAGACATCGCAATTTCAATGGGATGTAATGTTGGATGTCCTTTTATCGGCAGACCTTTTGATGATAACTGGGGACTAGATGACCCTACAGGAAAAGATGATGTGGATTTTATTAAAGTAATTAATCAGATAGAACTGAAAATAAAGAATATGATAGATAGGATGAAATAG
- a CDS encoding arsenical-resistance protein ACR3, whose protein sequence is MAKKKSEGINFFQKYLTIWVFICMVVGVIIGKLLPAIPNALGNLEISGISIPIAILIWIMIYPMMLKVDFQSIKQVGKNPKGLFITWITNWLIKPFTMYGIASLFLFTVFKGFIAPELATQYLAGAVLLGAAPCTAMVFVWSTLTKGNPAYTVVQVATNDLIILIAFVPIVKFLLGVSNVSVPYGTLFFSVIMFVVIPLVGGVLTRIVVVKNKGIGYFENTFVHKFDNATTVGLLLTLVLIFASQTEVILSNPLHIVLIAVPLTVQTVFIFFIAYSASKIFGMSHDIAAPAGMIGASNFFELAVAVAIALFGTTSPAALATTVGVLTEVPVMLALVKVANSTRGWFKK, encoded by the coding sequence ATGGCAAAGAAAAAGAGTGAAGGAATTAATTTTTTCCAAAAGTATCTTACAATCTGGGTATTTATATGTATGGTAGTCGGAGTAATCATTGGTAAGTTATTACCGGCCATACCTAACGCACTCGGTAATCTTGAAATATCTGGGATTTCTATTCCGATTGCAATACTTATCTGGATTATGATTTATCCAATGATGCTAAAAGTGGATTTTCAGAGTATTAAACAAGTGGGAAAGAATCCCAAAGGGCTTTTCATTACATGGATTACAAATTGGCTAATAAAACCATTTACCATGTATGGAATTGCATCATTGTTCTTGTTTACAGTATTTAAAGGATTTATTGCACCAGAACTTGCTACTCAGTATCTTGCAGGAGCAGTGCTTCTTGGAGCAGCACCATGTACAGCAATGGTATTTGTATGGAGTACTCTTACAAAAGGAAATCCTGCTTATACTGTGGTACAGGTAGCAACGAACGATTTAATCATACTGATTGCATTTGTGCCAATTGTAAAGTTTTTGCTTGGAGTATCAAATGTATCAGTACCCTATGGAACATTGTTTTTCAGTGTGATTATGTTTGTGGTGATTCCGCTTGTTGGGGGTGTATTAACAAGAATAGTTGTAGTTAAAAATAAAGGAATAGGGTATTTTGAAAACACTTTTGTTCATAAGTTTGATAACGCAACTACAGTTGGCTTGCTTCTTACTTTGGTTTTAATATTTGCATCACAAACAGAAGTTATCTTATCAAATCCTTTGCACATAGTGTTGATAGCAGTGCCGCTCACGGTTCAGACTGTTTTTATTTTCTTTATTGCTTATTCAGCGTCAAAGATATTTGGAATGTCACATGACATAGCAGCACCGGCAGGAATGATAGGGGCATCAAACTTCTTTGAGTTAGCTGTAGCCGTAGCTATTGCATTATTTGGTACAACGAGTCCGGCTGCACTTGCGACAACGGTAGGTGTATTAACAGAAGTTCCTGTTATGCTTGCACTTGTAAAGGTGGCCAATAGTACAAGAGGATGGTTTAAGAAATGA
- a CDS encoding redox-active disulfide protein 2: MSLFGLGKKKEEVKIEPACACNGEVATYEASSCCCGGQQVDNCCGGDNKLTSIKVLGAGCKSCHDQYENVKKAIEELGLGIKVEYITDMEKVMAYGVMSMPAIVVNETVASMGKVLNSAEVIKLLGKLGF, encoded by the coding sequence ATGTCATTATTTGGATTAGGAAAGAAAAAAGAAGAAGTTAAGATAGAGCCAGCTTGTGCTTGCAATGGAGAAGTAGCTACTTATGAAGCATCATCATGTTGCTGTGGCGGTCAACAGGTAGATAACTGTTGTGGTGGAGATAATAAGCTTACAAGCATTAAGGTGCTTGGTGCTGGGTGTAAAAGCTGTCATGATCAGTATGAAAATGTTAAAAAGGCCATTGAAGAATTAGGGTTAGGAATTAAAGTAGAATATATCACAGATATGGAAAAGGTTATGGCTTACGGTGTTATGAGTATGCCTGCCATTGTTGTGAATGAAACAGTTGCTTCAATGGGGAAAGTATTAAACAGCGCTGAAGTAATTAAGCTGCTTGGAAAGTTGGGATTTTAA
- a CDS encoding transporter has product MIWEFIQNQILGMKWMSTLIGNLLEKIGLDTSSRMGGSVQFFLYDVLKITILLCILIFMISYIQSYFPPERSKKIMGRFHGIWANCIAALLGTVTPFCSCSSIPLFIGFTSAGLPLGVTFSFLISSPMVDLGSLVLLMSIFGSKVAIIYVIVGLVIAVIGGTLIETLHLENQVEEFIRNAKQIDIPLEELAVRDRMKYAWEQVVETFKKVFPYILVGVGIGAFIHNWIPEDIIVRFLGTGNPFGVIIATIVGVPMYADIFGCIPIAEALLAKGARLGVVLSFMMGVTTLSLPSMIMLKKAIKPKLLGLFIGICTVGIIIVGYAFNAFQYLLI; this is encoded by the coding sequence ATGATTTGGGAGTTTATTCAAAATCAGATTTTGGGAATGAAATGGATGAGTACATTAATTGGAAATCTTCTTGAGAAAATTGGCTTGGATACTTCAAGTAGAATGGGTGGAAGTGTACAGTTTTTCCTATATGATGTTTTGAAGATAACGATATTGCTTTGTATCCTGATTTTTATGATTTCCTATATTCAAAGCTACTTTCCACCAGAACGAAGTAAGAAGATTATGGGGCGTTTTCATGGAATCTGGGCAAACTGTATTGCAGCATTACTTGGTACGGTGACACCATTCTGTTCTTGCTCGTCCATTCCACTGTTTATTGGATTTACCAGTGCAGGACTTCCATTAGGTGTGACATTTTCCTTTCTGATTTCTTCTCCAATGGTAGATTTAGGAAGTCTGGTTTTGCTGATGAGTATCTTTGGATCAAAAGTTGCTATCATATATGTGATTGTAGGGCTTGTTATTGCGGTAATAGGTGGAACACTTATCGAAACACTTCACCTTGAAAATCAGGTAGAAGAATTTATAAGAAATGCAAAGCAAATCGATATTCCACTGGAAGAACTGGCGGTTAGAGACAGAATGAAATATGCGTGGGAGCAGGTTGTTGAAACATTTAAAAAAGTCTTCCCATATATTCTTGTTGGTGTTGGAATAGGAGCCTTTATTCACAACTGGATACCGGAAGATATTATAGTGAGATTTCTTGGTACTGGTAATCCATTTGGTGTCATTATTGCCACAATTGTGGGGGTTCCGATGTATGCAGATATCTTTGGATGTATTCCTATTGCAGAAGCACTGCTTGCTAAAGGTGCAAGATTGGGCGTTGTGTTGTCATTTATGATGGGAGTAACCACACTGTCTCTTCCATCCATGATTATGCTGAAAAAGGCAATCAAACCAAAACTCTTAGGTCTGTTCATTGGAATCTGTACCGTAGGAATTATTATTGTTGGTTATGCATTTAATGCATTTCAATATTTACTTATTTAA
- a CDS encoding arsenical resistance operon repressor — MNTIDVALICKALGDSNRLQIIQMLSDGEKCGCKLLEAFEITQPTLSHHMKILNECGLVNDWKEGRWHHYSLNCETLNAFKTFIEGLSCCKEESGCCQ, encoded by the coding sequence ATGAATACAATAGATGTAGCACTTATTTGTAAAGCATTGGGAGATAGTAATAGATTGCAGATTATCCAAATGCTCTCCGACGGAGAAAAATGTGGTTGTAAACTATTGGAGGCTTTTGAGATTACACAGCCTACACTTTCTCATCATATGAAAATCTTAAATGAATGTGGGCTGGTGAATGATTGGAAAGAAGGTAGATGGCATCATTATTCATTGAATTGTGAGACCTTGAATGCCTTTAAAACTTTTATTGAAGGATTATCCTGCTGTAAAGAGGAAAGTGGGTGTTGTCAATAA
- a CDS encoding TrsK-like protein: MQTTKKKPSLIFILVGAVLAGYLGYLINGAWTEGIAFNEFMDRFNEVCAVPFANYYNSNTVKAVAIALGIYAMAIVMYYTSQRNYMPGKEFGTARFENPKQVNKILADKDENFNRILSQNVKMSLDFRRLKLNGNILICGGSGAGKTFYEVKPNLMQMPHNCSFICTDPKGEILRSCGQMLKNNGYNVKVINLLEMDKSDCYNPFSYIREETDVVKLITNLISNTTPKGATPSDPFWEKAEGLFLQSIFYYVWLEVQPAKRNFETVLKLLGEAEVTEQGKASKLDVRMKFLEESSPLGANHPAVKQYNKCMRGAGDTVRSIIISANSRLAFLENKQVLRLLSKDELNLSDIGIGVNGDGETKTALFCVIPDSDKSYNFIIGMLYTQIFQELYYQADFNCGGRLPIHVTFMLDEFANVALPDDFCSLLSTMRSREISSIIIIQNFAQLKALFKDTWETIPGNCDTFIYLGGNEQSTHKYVSELLGKGTIDKKSSGETKGRQGSSSRNYDVLGRELFTPDEVRKLDNKKCIIFIRGFDPIMDNKFIPFNHPMFNQTADGKGEPYVHQIRGADNLIGPPFEILSDKAVKYYEKLKDKGENVYIDSLTYEQFMMLGDAELSRRFSMQDEAEQKAKIDREQANELEYVDESQKSEATESANASSGSAGAKPVRNPEREKPKWEDTITNRMLHWSYTPEQKEEVKKALAAGVPKATILTYFYPEVTVERMSSYRKKQ; this comes from the coding sequence ATGCAGACAACAAAGAAAAAGCCTTCACTGATATTCATTCTTGTGGGTGCAGTGTTAGCAGGGTATCTTGGTTATCTGATAAATGGTGCGTGGACGGAAGGGATTGCTTTTAATGAATTTATGGACAGATTCAATGAAGTATGTGCTGTTCCCTTTGCCAACTATTACAATTCCAATACAGTAAAAGCAGTAGCCATTGCATTAGGTATCTATGCGATGGCTATTGTCATGTATTACACCAGTCAGAGAAACTATATGCCCGGTAAGGAGTTTGGTACGGCAAGATTTGAAAATCCGAAGCAGGTCAATAAGATACTTGCGGATAAGGATGAGAATTTTAATCGGATACTCAGCCAGAATGTGAAAATGTCGCTGGATTTCAGAAGGCTCAAGCTCAATGGCAATATTCTTATCTGTGGTGGTTCCGGTGCAGGAAAGACCTTCTATGAGGTAAAGCCGAATCTGATGCAGATGCCGCATAACTGTTCTTTTATCTGTACTGATCCCAAAGGTGAGATTCTTAGAAGCTGCGGGCAGATGTTAAAGAATAACGGATACAATGTGAAGGTCATCAATCTGTTAGAGATGGATAAGTCGGACTGTTATAATCCGTTTTCCTATATCAGAGAGGAAACAGATGTGGTCAAGCTGATTACAAACCTTATCAGCAATACGACACCCAAGGGAGCGACACCAAGTGATCCGTTCTGGGAAAAAGCGGAAGGATTGTTCTTGCAGTCTATCTTTTATTATGTGTGGCTGGAGGTACAGCCGGCAAAGAGAAACTTCGAGACAGTACTGAAACTTCTTGGAGAGGCAGAGGTTACAGAGCAGGGGAAGGCATCAAAGCTGGATGTGCGTATGAAGTTTTTAGAGGAGAGTTCACCACTTGGAGCCAATCATCCGGCAGTCAAGCAGTACAACAAATGTATGAGAGGTGCAGGAGATACCGTCCGTTCCATTATCATCAGTGCCAACTCAAGACTTGCATTTCTTGAGAATAAGCAGGTTTTACGATTGCTCTCAAAAGATGAGCTTAACCTGTCAGATATCGGAATTGGAGTAAACGGAGATGGTGAGACAAAGACAGCACTCTTTTGTGTAATTCCCGATAGCGATAAATCCTATAACTTTATTATCGGTATGCTCTACACACAGATATTTCAGGAATTGTACTATCAGGCGGACTTTAACTGTGGAGGCAGACTGCCTATCCATGTGACTTTTATGTTAGATGAATTTGCGAATGTCGCATTGCCAGATGACTTCTGTTCCCTTTTATCGACAATGCGAAGCCGTGAGATTTCAAGTATTATTATCATTCAGAACTTTGCCCAGTTAAAGGCACTTTTCAAAGATACCTGGGAGACAATTCCTGGCAACTGCGATACTTTCATCTATCTCGGTGGAAACGAGCAGAGCACGCACAAGTATGTGTCGGAGCTGCTTGGAAAAGGTACGATTGATAAGAAGTCAAGCGGTGAGACAAAGGGCAGACAGGGAAGCTCTTCAAGAAACTATGATGTATTAGGCAGAGAATTGTTTACACCCGATGAAGTCAGAAAGCTGGATAATAAGAAGTGTATTATTTTTATCCGTGGCTTTGATCCAATCATGGACAATAAGTTCATACCATTCAATCATCCGATGTTTAACCAGACAGCAGATGGTAAGGGAGAGCCTTATGTTCATCAGATAAGGGGAGCAGATAATCTTATCGGTCCACCATTTGAGATTCTTTCAGACAAGGCGGTTAAGTATTATGAAAAACTGAAGGATAAGGGCGAGAATGTGTATATTGATTCTCTTACCTATGAGCAGTTTATGATGCTTGGTGATGCGGAATTAAGCAGAAGATTCTCCATGCAGGATGAAGCAGAGCAGAAAGCAAAGATTGACAGGGAACAGGCAAATGAGCTTGAGTATGTCGATGAATCGCAGAAGTCGGAAGCAACAGAAAGTGCCAATGCTTCTAGTGGAAGTGCTGGTGCTAAACCTGTAAGGAATCCTGAGAGGGAAAAGCCTAAATGGGAGGATACCATCACAAATCGAATGCTGCACTGGTCGTATACACCGGAGCAGAAAGAGGAAGTGAAGAAAGCACTTGCCGCAGGAGTTCCGAAGGCAACGATTCTTACTTACTTCTATCCGGAGGTTACTGTGGAGAGGATGAGTTCATATCGGAAGAAGCAGTAA